From the Quercus lobata isolate SW786 chromosome 6, ValleyOak3.0 Primary Assembly, whole genome shotgun sequence genome, one window contains:
- the LOC115950694 gene encoding heat stress transcription factor A-6b-like, whose translation MNPQGRVKEKFREASSSFLGTRTSSMVQPPQPMEGIHETGPPPFLTKTYDIVEDSTTNHVVSWSRGNNSFVVWDPQAFAMTLLPRYFKHNNFSSFVRQLNTYGFRKVDPDRWEFANEGFLRGQKHLLKNIRRRRTIQLQGSQQALDACVEVGSFGLDGEIDRLKRDKQVLMVELVKLRQQQQNTRNYIQSMEDRLRKTEGKQQQMMNFLARAIQNPNFLQQLDQQKERRKELQDTITKKRRQPIDQGPSDLEIGVLGRGGEGNFVKVEPHDFGDMSEFEVSELDRLAMDMHGLSGCQNNPEEEHIERGGEHESRDRIKDFDEGLWENLLNEGIEEEISIMSVDQGNDEDLDVLAEHMGY comes from the exons ATGAATCCTCAAGGCCGAGTGAAGGAAAAGTTTAGAGAAGCAAGTTCATCTTTTTTAGGCACCCGGACCTCATCTATGGTTCAGCCTCCTCAACCAATGGAGGGAATTCATGAAACGGGGCCTCCTCCTTTTCTTACCAAAACCTATGACATCGTTGAGGACTCGACCACAAATCATGTTGTTTCGTGGAGTAGAGGGAACAACAGCTTTGTTGTGTGGGATCCTCAGGCATTTGCCATGACTCTTCTTCCCAGATACTTTAAGCACAACAATTTCTCTAGCTTTGTCAGGCAGCTCAACACTTat GGCTTTAGGAAGGTTGATCCAGATAGATGGGAGTTTGCTAATGAAGGGTTTCTAAGAGGACAAAAGCATCTTTTAAAGAATATTAGGAGAAGGAGGACAATTCAACTTCAGGGTTCACAGCAGGCTCTGGATGCTTGTGTTGAAGTTGGAAGTTTTGGATTAGATGGAGAAATCGATCGGCTGAAGCGTGACAAGCAGGTTCTAATGGTGGAATTGGTGAAGCTtagacaacaacaacaaaatactAGAAATTACATCCAATCAATGGAGGATAGACTTAGAAAGACAGAAGGGAAACAGCAACAGATGATGAATTTCTTGGCAAGAGCAATTCAGAATCCCAACTTTTTACAACAATTAGATCAGcagaaggaaagaagaaaggaaCTCCAAGATACAATAACGAAAAAGAGAAGGCAACCTATTGATCAAGGGCCTAGTGACCTTGAAATTGGCGTTTTAGGCCGAGGTGGAGAAGGAAACTTTGTTAAGGTTGAGCCTCATGATTTTGGTGATATGTCTGAGTTTGAAGTTTCAGAGCTGGATAGACTTGCTATGGACATGCATGGACTAAGTGGATGCCAAAATAACCCAGAGGAAGAACATATAGAGAGAGGAGGGGAACATGAAAGTAGGGATAGGATTAAGGACTTTGATGAAGGGCTTTGGGAAAATTTGCTAAACGAGGGtattgaagaagaaattagTATAATGAGTGTTGATCAAGGAAATGATGAAGATTTAGATGTGTTGGCTGAGCATATGGGCTACTAG